Part of the Candidatus Aminicenantes bacterium genome is shown below.
CCGTCCCCGGCATGACGCGCGACGTCAACTACATGCGTTTCCTGGTGCCGGGAATGATCGGCATGAGCCTGCTTTTCAGTTCGACCTTCGCCGGCCTGTCGGTCCTCTGGGACCGCGAATTCGGCTTCTTGAAGGAGATCATGGTCGCTCCGGTCAGCCGGGTGTCGATCGTTCTCGGCCGCATCGCCGGCGGCGTCACCACCGCCATGCTGCAATGCCTGGCCATCCTGCTCATCTCCATGGTGCTGGGATTTGCCGTCAACGGCGCCGGCAGGTTTCTGCTGGCCATGCTGTTCATGGTGCTCATCGCCACCACCTTCATCGGCCTGGGCCTGATCTTCGCCTCCAGGATGAAGGACATGCAGGGATTCAGCATCATCATGAACTTCGTCATCTTCCCCATATTTTTTCTTTCGGGAGCGGTCTATCCGCTGAAGAACCTGCCCGCCCCGGTCCGGATCCTGTCCTATGCCGATCCGCTCACCTACGGCGTCGACGGCCTGCGTGCTTCCCTGATCGGCGTCTCGCTCTGGCCGCTGTCCTTCACCTTGGCGGTCATGGCCGC
Proteins encoded:
- a CDS encoding ABC transporter permease, with product MVSGTTVYVLWLREMKRFIRAKSRIVGSLAMPLFFMAFLGMGFNRMAVPGMTRDVNYMRFLVPGMIGMSLLFSSTFAGLSVLWDREFGFLKEIMVAPVSRVSIVLGRIAGGVTTAMLQCLAILLISMVLGFAVNGAGRFLLAMLFMVLIATTFIGLGLIFASRMKDMQGFSIIMNFVIFPIFFLSGAVYPLKNLPAPVRILSYADPLTYGVDGLRASLIGVSLWPLSFTLAVMAAFALLMVSLGAYFFEISESV